The Methylomagnum ishizawai genome has a window encoding:
- the ssuD gene encoding FMNH2-dependent alkanesulfonate monooxygenase, whose translation MNIFWFLPTNGDGRYLNTPQGARAVDFAYLRQIAQAADSLGYGGVLIPTGITCEDSWVVASSLIPATERLRFLVAVRPGLTSPTVAARMASTLDRLSGGRVLINVVAGGDPVELAGDGLFLGHDQRYALTHEFLTVWKALLAGETVDFQGQYIRVEGAKLPFPPVQKPHPPLYIGGSSAAGHRLAAEQIDHYLSWGEPPAEVARKIEDVGIRAGLAGRSVRFGLRVHIIVRDTTEQAWAAARALIRHVDDEAIATARRAYERSDSEGQRRMTKLHGGSRDQLEVAPNLWAGVGLVRGGAGTALVGDPETVAARLKEYADLGIETFVLSGYPHLEEAYRVAESLFPLLPVTPPAPQAQAEPVFHLSPVGDTGKVQLRARTG comes from the coding sequence ATGAACATCTTCTGGTTCCTTCCCACCAACGGCGATGGCCGTTACCTCAACACGCCGCAGGGTGCCCGCGCGGTCGATTTCGCCTATCTGCGCCAGATCGCCCAGGCCGCCGACAGCCTGGGCTATGGCGGGGTGCTGATCCCCACCGGCATCACCTGCGAGGATTCCTGGGTGGTGGCGTCCTCGCTGATTCCCGCCACCGAGCGGCTGCGGTTCCTGGTCGCGGTGCGGCCCGGCCTGACCTCGCCCACGGTGGCGGCCCGCATGGCCTCGACCCTGGACCGGCTGTCGGGCGGACGGGTGCTCATCAACGTGGTGGCGGGCGGCGATCCGGTCGAATTGGCCGGGGATGGCCTGTTCCTCGGCCATGACCAGCGCTACGCCCTCACCCACGAATTCCTGACCGTGTGGAAAGCCTTGTTGGCGGGCGAGACCGTGGATTTCCAAGGCCAATATATCCGGGTCGAGGGAGCCAAGCTGCCGTTCCCGCCGGTGCAGAAGCCACATCCACCGCTGTATATCGGCGGCTCCTCCGCCGCCGGACACCGGCTGGCGGCGGAACAGATCGATCATTACCTGAGCTGGGGCGAACCCCCGGCGGAAGTGGCCCGCAAAATCGAGGATGTCGGGATCAGGGCCGGGCTGGCCGGGCGCTCGGTGCGCTTCGGGCTCAGGGTGCATATCATCGTGCGGGACACCACCGAACAGGCTTGGGCGGCGGCGCGGGCCTTGATCCGCCATGTCGATGACGAGGCCATCGCCACCGCCCGCCGCGCCTACGAGCGCTCCGATTCCGAAGGCCAACGGCGCATGACCAAGCTGCACGGCGGTTCCCGCGACCAGCTCGAAGTCGCGCCCAATTTATGGGCGGGGGTGGGGCTGGTGCGCGGCGGGGCGGGCACGGCCTTGGTCGGCGATCCCGAAACCGTGGCGGCGCGGCTCAAGGAATACGCCGATCTCGGCATCGAAACCTTCGTGCTGTCCGGCTATCCGCATCTGGAAGAAGCCTACCGGGTCGCCGAATCGCTGTTCCCGCTGTTGCCGGTGACGCCGCCCGCGCCGCAGGCCCAGGCCGAGCCGGTGTTCCACCTCAGTCCGGTGGGCGATACCGGCAAGGTCCAACTCCGGGCCCGGACCGGCTGA
- a CDS encoding bifunctional 3,4-dihydroxy-2-butanone-4-phosphate synthase/GTP cyclohydrolase II, translating into MHYDSIETAIEAIRAGGFVVVADDAARENEGDLIIAAEKITPERMAFLVRHSSGVVCVSLPEERVDALNLPPMAPRNDDPHGTAFTVSVDLNKGTSTGISAADRSATIRALADPKAGAADFARPGHVFPLKAKRHGVLERPGHTEAAGDLARLAGLSPAGVLCELVNDEGGMMRGPELRDFAQRHGLPYIRIADLIAYRRRNERLVEHIAEARLPTAAGVFTAHVYRSVLDGSEHLALVKGQVSGRDNVLVRVHSECLTGDVLDSLRCDCGNQLKLALQKIEQAGSGVLVYLRGHEGRGIGLGHKLRAYGLQDRGRDTVEANLDLGLPVDSRSYDVGAQILTDLGITTLRLMSNNPAKFTELAGYRLKIVGRVPLEPAPNRENIVYLRTKSEKMGHLLNLDALPWETHTEHQRPTAAGE; encoded by the coding sequence ATGCATTACGACAGCATCGAAACCGCCATCGAAGCGATCCGCGCCGGTGGCTTCGTGGTCGTCGCCGACGACGCCGCCCGCGAGAACGAAGGCGATTTGATCATCGCCGCCGAGAAGATCACCCCGGAACGCATGGCTTTCCTGGTGCGCCATTCCAGCGGCGTGGTCTGCGTGTCCCTGCCGGAAGAACGGGTGGACGCCCTGAACCTGCCCCCCATGGCCCCGCGCAACGACGATCCACACGGCACGGCCTTCACCGTGTCGGTGGATTTGAACAAGGGCACCAGCACCGGGATTTCCGCCGCCGACCGCAGCGCCACGATCCGCGCCTTGGCCGACCCCAAGGCCGGGGCCGCCGATTTCGCCCGGCCCGGCCATGTGTTCCCGCTCAAGGCCAAGCGCCACGGCGTCCTGGAACGGCCCGGCCACACCGAGGCGGCGGGCGATCTGGCCCGCTTGGCGGGGCTATCTCCCGCCGGGGTCCTGTGCGAATTGGTCAACGACGAGGGCGGCATGATGCGCGGTCCCGAGTTGCGGGACTTCGCCCAGCGCCATGGCCTGCCCTACATCCGCATCGCCGATTTGATCGCCTATCGCCGCCGCAACGAGCGCCTGGTCGAACATATCGCCGAAGCGCGTTTGCCCACGGCGGCGGGCGTGTTCACGGCCCATGTCTACCGCTCGGTGCTGGATGGTTCGGAGCATCTGGCCTTGGTGAAGGGACAGGTGTCAGGCCGGGACAACGTGCTGGTGCGGGTGCATTCCGAGTGCCTGACCGGCGATGTGCTGGATTCCCTGCGCTGCGATTGCGGCAACCAGCTCAAGCTGGCTTTGCAGAAGATCGAGCAGGCGGGCAGCGGCGTCCTGGTCTATCTGCGCGGCCACGAGGGGCGCGGCATCGGCCTCGGGCATAAGCTCCGCGCCTATGGCTTGCAGGACCGGGGCCGGGATACGGTGGAGGCCAATCTGGACCTGGGCTTGCCGGTGGATTCCAGGAGCTACGACGTGGGGGCGCAAATCCTCACCGACCTCGGCATCACCACCCTGCGCCTGATGAGCAACAACCCGGCCAAGTTCACCGAACTGGCGGGCTACCGGCTCAAGATCGTCGGGCGCGTGCCGCTGGAGCCCGCGCCCAACCGCGAGAACATCGTCTATCTCAGGACCAAGTCGGAAAAGATGGGCCATTTGCTCAACCTGGACGCGCTGCCCTGGGAAACCCACACCGAACACCAGCGGCCCACGGCGGCGGGCGAATGA